Proteins encoded within one genomic window of Cucumis sativus cultivar 9930 chromosome 3, Cucumber_9930_V3, whole genome shotgun sequence:
- the LOC105435098 gene encoding thebaine synthase 2 — protein MSQSDSIWVKVHLKSSIEKFYGFFRNHMEDLVNMFPEQFKSFAFVEGQSLSADTVVQLEYNLGSHQLLTANIKLKVVDDMKKYIIYEAVEGDVLKNYKVFTTRLEVVNGSLSKVGGGSFAKWTIDFVKANENVPSPENYLEMFINMSKGVDAYFSKNQKP, from the exons atgagcCAAAGTGATAGCATTTGGGTAAAAGTTCACCTAAAATCTTCCATCGAGAAGTTCTATGGGTTCTTCAGGAACCATATGGAGGATTTGGTCAATATGTTTCCTGAGCAATTTAAGAGCTTCGCATTTGTTGAAGGTCAAAGTTTATCTGCTGATACTGTTGTACAGTTGGAATACAACCTTG GAAGTCATCAATTATTAACAGCAAACATAAAGCTAAAAGTGGTGGATGATATGAAGAAATACATAATTTATGAGGCTGTTGAAGGAGATGTGCTAAAGAATTACAAAGTGTTCACTACGAGACTTGAAGTTGTTAATGGAAGCTTAAGCAAAGTTGGAGGAGGAAGCTTTGCAAAATGGACTATTGATTTTGTGAaggcaaatgaaaatgtgCCTTCACCTGAAAACTACTTGGAAATGTTTATCAACATGTCCAAAGGTGTTGATGCTTATTTTTCCAAGAACCAAAAGCCCTAA